In Halopelagius longus, the following proteins share a genomic window:
- a CDS encoding branched-chain amino acid ABC transporter permease, which yields MIPLQGLNPFQFVVNGLVFSSIIVLASIGLSLVYSIADFANFAHGDTLTVGAFGALAAVPVVAPAMEGIVLFGLPVWLFVVLLVGMVVAAAVVVLTEYVVYRPLDAGSIELLITSIGVALSYRAVVFLLFGTEPQRYGVPRAGPIPEIREALNLAVTPRQVAVVLSAVVLVGALHFVLQYTTLGRKMRATADDPNLARVSGIRTREVILAMWIIGGVLAAAGGVFLGLETLVRPRMGFDILLIVFAAVILGGIGSVYGAMLGGFVIGMLYELTPMFSMVGVPIGSEYAEAVAFLIMVAILLVRPSGIMGETT from the coding sequence ATGATCCCCCTGCAGGGTCTGAACCCGTTCCAGTTCGTCGTCAACGGACTCGTCTTCAGTAGCATCATCGTGTTGGCGTCCATCGGGCTGTCGTTAGTGTACAGCATCGCCGACTTCGCGAACTTCGCCCACGGGGACACCTTGACCGTCGGCGCGTTCGGCGCGCTTGCGGCCGTCCCCGTCGTCGCGCCCGCGATGGAGGGTATCGTGCTGTTCGGACTCCCGGTGTGGCTGTTCGTCGTACTCCTCGTGGGGATGGTGGTGGCCGCCGCCGTCGTCGTCCTCACGGAGTACGTCGTCTACAGACCGCTCGATGCGGGCTCCATCGAACTGCTCATCACGAGCATCGGGGTGGCGCTGTCGTACCGGGCCGTCGTCTTCCTGCTCTTCGGTACGGAACCGCAGCGATACGGCGTCCCGCGGGCAGGTCCCATCCCCGAGATTCGGGAGGCGCTGAACCTCGCGGTGACGCCGCGACAGGTCGCGGTCGTCCTCTCTGCGGTGGTGTTAGTTGGCGCGCTCCACTTCGTCCTCCAGTACACCACGCTGGGCCGGAAGATGCGCGCCACCGCGGACGACCCGAACCTCGCGCGGGTGAGCGGTATCCGCACCCGCGAGGTCATCCTCGCGATGTGGATAATCGGCGGCGTCCTCGCGGCGGCGGGCGGCGTCTTCCTCGGACTGGAGACGCTCGTCCGCCCCCGCATGGGGTTCGACATCCTGCTCATCGTCTTCGCGGCGGTCATCCTCGGCGGCATCGGCTCCGTCTACGGCGCGATGCTCGGCGGATTCGTCATCGGCATGCTGTACGAACTGACGCCGATGTTCTCGATGGTGGGCGTCCCCATCGGGTCGGAGTACGCCGAGGCCGTCGCGTTCCTCATCATGGTCGCCATCTTGCTCGTTCGACCGAGCGGAATCATGGGTGAGACGACGTGA
- a CDS encoding ABC transporter substrate-binding protein — translation MQSNGTDGKLDRRTLLKLSGVGLVGATAGCLEDSGSAGTATGEEATGGSGGDVTDESTDANAGGQNAYTIGMVDALTGSLAPYGKRNQRGKDLALAAINEVGIGSEGAELSISVEDSESSNQSGVTAAQKLVEQNGVPLFIGAVGSGVSIAMYDSVTKGAGVVQISQNSTSPELTNKPGLLRTSPAGSAKGKALAELIAGDGHDKVAITWVNNDYGTGLSNVFADTFEGEVVYNEPHDQGQSSYSGILTEMASTGASAWLFLTYANEMTVMANEAFDQGYNTSADYYGAESTVADEILANTPEGSLDGMKGVTESAPADQENYKNFVSAFESEYDAKPTVWAAYAYDAVHIAALAIEAADEFTGEALNEVVRDVTRPEGQEAFTFEEAAQILRDGGSPSDVDYQGVSGPVDLDENGDPPGFYQVYSVQDHTYEYGEYITS, via the coding sequence ATGCAATCGAATGGCACGGACGGGAAACTCGACCGTCGCACGCTACTGAAGCTCTCCGGAGTCGGTCTGGTGGGGGCCACGGCCGGCTGCCTCGAAGACTCGGGGAGCGCGGGAACCGCAACCGGCGAGGAGGCCACCGGGGGGTCAGGCGGGGACGTCACCGACGAGAGCACCGACGCGAACGCCGGCGGGCAGAACGCCTACACCATCGGTATGGTGGACGCACTCACCGGTTCGCTCGCGCCGTACGGCAAGCGGAACCAACGAGGGAAGGACCTCGCGCTGGCGGCCATAAACGAGGTGGGAATCGGCTCCGAGGGAGCCGAATTGAGCATCTCGGTGGAAGACTCTGAGTCTTCGAACCAGTCCGGCGTGACGGCGGCGCAGAAGCTCGTCGAACAGAACGGCGTCCCCCTGTTCATCGGGGCCGTCGGCTCCGGCGTCTCCATCGCCATGTACGACTCCGTCACGAAGGGCGCGGGCGTCGTCCAGATATCGCAGAACTCCACGAGTCCCGAACTGACGAACAAGCCGGGACTGCTCCGGACGAGTCCCGCCGGGTCCGCGAAGGGGAAGGCCCTCGCGGAACTCATCGCCGGGGACGGCCACGACAAAGTCGCCATCACGTGGGTCAACAACGACTACGGCACGGGACTTTCGAACGTCTTCGCCGACACGTTCGAGGGCGAAGTCGTCTACAACGAACCCCACGACCAAGGGCAGTCGTCCTACAGCGGAATCCTCACGGAGATGGCCAGCACGGGCGCTTCCGCGTGGTTGTTCCTCACCTACGCCAACGAGATGACGGTGATGGCCAACGAGGCGTTCGACCAGGGGTACAACACGTCCGCCGACTACTACGGCGCGGAATCGACCGTCGCAGACGAGATTCTGGCGAACACCCCGGAGGGGAGCTTAGACGGGATGAAGGGCGTCACGGAGTCGGCGCCCGCGGATCAGGAGAACTACAAGAACTTCGTCTCGGCGTTCGAGTCCGAGTACGACGCCAAGCCGACCGTCTGGGCGGCGTACGCCTACGACGCGGTCCACATCGCGGCGCTGGCCATCGAGGCGGCCGACGAGTTCACGGGCGAGGCCCTGAACGAAGTCGTCCGCGACGTGACTCGCCCCGAGGGACAGGAGGCGTTCACCTTCGAGGAGGCGGCCCAGATACTCCGCGACGGCGGGTCGCCGAGCGACGTGGACTACCAGGGCGTCAGCGGCCCCGTCGATTTAGACGAGAACGGCGACCCGCCGGGGTTCTATCAGGTCTACAGCGTGCAGGATCACACCTACGAGTACGGCGAGTACATCACGAGCTAA
- a CDS encoding proline dehydrogenase family protein, translating into MIPPVANNFVAGEDAESALSYVSDVNERGIRGIVNLLGEHYDSRADADADAREYLELVERIGDSDLDCTVSVKPSQIGLGAGETAFEENLERIVERATERDVFVWVDMEDHETTDATLDAFEANARASDGNVGVCVQANLKRTGEDLARLADVPGKVRLVKGAYDEPKSLAYKDKSVVDEKYREYLEFMFREFDDGVAVGSHDLSMVNFAADLYREHRTPFEVQMLMGVREDVQEQLVGRMPVYQYIPYGDKWMSYFYRRVRERKENALFALRAVLS; encoded by the coding sequence ATGATACCACCGGTGGCGAACAACTTTGTGGCTGGGGAGGACGCGGAGTCGGCGCTCTCGTACGTCTCGGACGTCAACGAGCGCGGAATCCGGGGGATAGTGAACCTTCTCGGCGAACACTACGACTCGCGGGCGGACGCCGACGCCGACGCCCGGGAGTACCTCGAACTCGTCGAGCGAATCGGCGACAGCGACTTGGACTGCACCGTCTCGGTGAAACCGTCGCAGATAGGGCTCGGGGCCGGCGAGACGGCGTTCGAGGAGAACCTCGAACGAATCGTCGAACGCGCGACCGAACGGGACGTGTTCGTGTGGGTCGACATGGAGGACCACGAGACGACCGACGCGACCCTCGACGCGTTCGAGGCGAACGCCCGTGCGTCCGACGGTAACGTCGGCGTCTGCGTGCAGGCGAACCTCAAGCGGACGGGCGAGGACTTAGCGCGACTCGCGGACGTGCCGGGGAAGGTCCGACTCGTCAAGGGGGCGTACGACGAACCGAAGTCCCTCGCGTACAAGGACAAGTCCGTCGTAGACGAGAAGTACCGCGAGTATCTGGAGTTCATGTTCCGCGAGTTCGACGACGGCGTCGCCGTCGGGAGCCACGACCTCTCGATGGTGAACTTCGCGGCGGACCTCTACCGCGAGCACCGGACGCCGTTCGAGGTGCAGATGCTGATGGGGGTCCGCGAGGACGTCCAAGAGCAACTCGTCGGGCGGATGCCGGTGTACCAGTACATCCCCTACGGGGACAAGTGGATGTCGTACTTCTACCGTCGCGTGCGCGAACGGAAGGAGAACGCCCTGTTCGCGCTTCGGGCGGTGCTGAGCTGA
- a CDS encoding helix-turn-helix domain-containing protein — MSARTATETGTRLTLDLWHPNCWAIEATDRLPGGILAHAIYTAPETLGEGETVNGLFTAYGESAEEVERLLDAIEESDRAGEVRELQERFGRSAARVAPGRVAREFFLEYDPGDMICPVLLRHGFVHSAPSRIEDGREYWKVCFAGERGEIEEELDAVCEESGAEISVARIASSDTVEPERERRLGTLTPTQRDVFELAREKGYYQWPRGISTRDLADELDISKTTLLEHLRKAEAKLLDPESN; from the coding sequence ATGAGTGCCCGAACGGCTACCGAAACAGGAACCAGACTGACGCTGGACCTGTGGCATCCGAACTGCTGGGCTATCGAGGCGACGGACCGCCTCCCGGGGGGGATTCTCGCGCACGCGATCTACACCGCGCCGGAGACGCTCGGGGAGGGCGAGACGGTGAACGGTCTGTTCACGGCCTACGGAGAGTCGGCCGAGGAGGTAGAGCGGTTGTTAGACGCAATCGAGGAGTCGGACCGCGCCGGGGAGGTCCGAGAGCTACAGGAACGGTTCGGCCGTAGCGCCGCCCGCGTCGCGCCCGGACGGGTCGCGCGGGAGTTCTTCTTGGAGTACGACCCCGGCGACATGATCTGTCCGGTCTTGCTCCGGCACGGGTTCGTCCACAGTGCGCCCTCGCGCATCGAGGACGGCCGCGAGTACTGGAAGGTGTGCTTCGCCGGCGAACGCGGCGAGATAGAGGAAGAACTCGACGCGGTGTGCGAGGAGAGCGGCGCGGAGATATCCGTCGCCCGCATCGCCTCCTCCGACACGGTGGAACCCGAGCGCGAACGGCGACTCGGGACGCTGACGCCGACGCAACGCGACGTGTTCGAACTCGCCCGCGAGAAGGGGTACTACCAGTGGCCGCGCGGCATCTCCACCCGCGATTTGGCCGACGAGTTGGACATCTCGAAGACGACGCTTCTGGAACACCTCCGGAAGGCCGAGGCGAAACTGCTCGACCCCGAGTCGAACTGA
- a CDS encoding aldehyde dehydrogenase family protein yields the protein MANSDQVYNHYIDGEWTNGSGDETFVSENPATGETLGEFRRGTADDVDEALAAAEDAFEEWQDLSHIDRAEYLWDIYHELKERHEELGEIVTKECGKEISEGKADVTEAWHMVEWAAGDARHPKGDVIPSEIPSKDAYMRRKPRGVVGCITPWNFPVAIPFWHMAVALVEGNVVVWKPAEQTPWCAQIIAEMFEDSGIPEGVFNMVQGFGDAGSAIVDDSRVDTVLFTGSAEVGHEIASKVGGEPGKLAACEMGGKNNVVVTEKADLDVAVHSAVMSSFKTTGQRCVSSERLVVHEEVYDEFKERFVEMARNVSVGDPLDSDTFMGPLIEEGHKEKVTKYNELAEREGVNVLVDRTDLDDDEIPDGHEDGHWIGPFVYEADPHEDLRCTHEEVFGPHVALLKYSGDIEEAVEIHNDTDYGLAGAIISEDYRQINYFRDHAEVGLAYGNLPCIGAEVHLPFGGVKKSGNGYPSAREVIEAVTERTAWTLNNSKDIQMAQGLSADIKTQDD from the coding sequence ATGGCGAACAGCGACCAAGTGTACAACCACTACATCGACGGTGAGTGGACGAACGGGTCGGGAGACGAGACGTTCGTGAGCGAGAACCCCGCGACGGGCGAGACGCTCGGCGAGTTCCGCCGGGGGACGGCAGACGACGTGGACGAGGCTCTCGCGGCCGCCGAGGACGCCTTCGAGGAGTGGCAGGACCTCTCGCACATCGACCGCGCGGAGTACCTCTGGGACATCTACCACGAACTGAAGGAGCGACACGAAGAACTCGGCGAAATCGTCACGAAGGAGTGCGGCAAGGAGATAAGCGAGGGCAAAGCCGACGTGACCGAGGCGTGGCACATGGTCGAGTGGGCCGCGGGCGACGCCCGCCACCCGAAGGGCGACGTCATCCCCTCGGAGATTCCGTCGAAGGACGCCTACATGCGCCGCAAGCCCCGCGGCGTCGTGGGCTGTATCACCCCGTGGAACTTCCCCGTCGCCATCCCCTTCTGGCACATGGCCGTCGCCCTCGTCGAGGGGAACGTCGTCGTCTGGAAGCCCGCCGAGCAGACGCCGTGGTGCGCGCAGATCATCGCGGAGATGTTCGAGGACTCGGGCATCCCCGAGGGCGTGTTCAACATGGTGCAGGGCTTCGGCGACGCCGGGTCCGCCATCGTCGACGACTCCCGCGTGGACACGGTCCTTTTCACCGGGTCGGCGGAAGTCGGCCACGAGATCGCCTCGAAGGTCGGCGGCGAACCCGGCAAACTCGCCGCCTGCGAGATGGGCGGGAAGAACAACGTCGTCGTCACCGAGAAGGCGGACTTGGACGTCGCGGTTCACTCCGCGGTGATGTCGTCGTTCAAGACCACCGGCCAGCGCTGCGTCTCCTCGGAACGCCTCGTCGTCCACGAGGAGGTGTACGACGAGTTCAAGGAGCGATTCGTCGAGATGGCGCGGAACGTCTCGGTCGGCGACCCCCTCGACTCGGACACGTTCATGGGTCCCCTCATCGAGGAGGGTCACAAGGAGAAGGTCACGAAGTACAACGAACTCGCCGAACGCGAGGGCGTTAACGTCCTCGTCGACCGGACGGACCTCGACGACGACGAGATTCCCGACGGCCACGAGGACGGCCACTGGATCGGACCGTTCGTCTACGAGGCCGACCCCCACGAGGACCTGCGCTGTACCCACGAAGAGGTGTTCGGCCCGCACGTCGCCCTGCTGAAGTACTCCGGCGACATCGAGGAGGCCGTCGAGATCCACAACGACACCGACTACGGACTCGCCGGCGCGATAATCTCCGAGGACTACCGGCAGATAAACTACTTCCGCGACCACGCGGAGGTCGGACTCGCCTACGGGAACCTCCCGTGCATCGGCGCGGAGGTCCACCTGCCCTTCGGCGGCGTCAAGAAGTCCGGCAACGGCTACCCGTCGGCCCGCGAGGTCATCGAAGCCGTCACCGAACGGACGGCGTGGACGCTCAACAACTCGAAGGACATCCAGATGGCGCAGGGCCTCTCGGCGGACATCAAGACGCAGGACGACTGA
- a CDS encoding SRPBCC family protein, with the protein MTVRVRRAFEFDAPPERIWDFISDPGKRANAISVVESYELEEGTNRATWEVSLPIPFLNSTATVQTEDVEFEPPRHVKFVGRSKVMRVTGEHTVEEIDGGTRLLNEFVVDGRVPGVERFFKRNLDEELENLEAALRRETEHPA; encoded by the coding sequence ATGACGGTCCGCGTTCGCCGGGCGTTCGAGTTCGATGCACCGCCGGAGCGAATTTGGGATTTCATCTCCGATCCGGGAAAGCGGGCCAACGCCATCAGCGTCGTCGAGAGTTACGAACTGGAGGAAGGGACGAACCGCGCGACGTGGGAGGTGAGCCTCCCGATTCCGTTCTTGAACTCCACGGCGACGGTGCAGACGGAGGACGTGGAGTTCGAACCGCCGCGACACGTCAAGTTCGTCGGCCGGTCGAAGGTGATGCGCGTCACGGGCGAACACACCGTCGAGGAGATAGACGGCGGGACGAGACTCCTCAACGAGTTCGTCGTCGACGGCCGCGTTCCGGGCGTAGAGCGGTTCTTCAAGCGTAATCTCGACGAGGAACTCGAAAACCTCGAAGCCGCACTGCGTCGAGAGACCGAACACCCGGCGTGA
- a CDS encoding DUF7123 family protein, with protein MSEYTEEEQRIVAYLRESVSRGERYFRAKNIAEAIGLSSKQVGSRLPRLAEKSDDVDIEKWGRARSTTWRVTLS; from the coding sequence ATGTCCGAGTACACCGAGGAAGAACAGCGGATTGTCGCCTACCTGCGGGAGAGCGTCTCCCGCGGTGAGCGATACTTCCGGGCGAAGAACATCGCCGAAGCGATCGGCCTCTCGTCGAAACAGGTCGGTTCTCGCCTCCCTCGACTCGCGGAGAAGTCCGACGACGTGGATATCGAGAAGTGGGGCCGGGCCCGTTCGACCACGTGGCGCGTCACGCTGAGTTAG
- a CDS encoding DUF7525 family protein has protein sequence METGTVGSDKGIGFAVLFSVVALFAAAAMLAAGDQFVTAIGFAAAMVAACLAVAATHIYW, from the coding sequence ATGGAAACCGGTACTGTCGGTTCGGACAAGGGAATCGGGTTTGCCGTCCTCTTCTCGGTCGTAGCGCTCTTCGCCGCGGCGGCGATGCTCGCCGCCGGCGACCAGTTCGTGACGGCGATCGGGTTCGCCGCCGCCATGGTCGCCGCGTGCCTCGCCGTCGCCGCGACGCACATCTACTGGTGA
- a CDS encoding LEA type 2 family protein: MSGHLASMLLGSKLRIVGTLVLAVAVVVGGGVAAGLLGAPAVEGVENSFGAVNDSTTVIHTDLVVSNPNPVGVSLGGVTVSYDVWMNDVKMAEGSKEGVAIGSGNSTLSFETTMRNERISAWWRSHVSNGEQSDVTVDATAESSTLGRSADAPNVTRSVDTDMLSQFNSSETREVNANSPIVSDPVLYINETNASWGEVNESVTPLKLRFVVYNPKSYPITVSKLGYDISMNDVAVGNGTTESGYVVPPKSTKTIEATTYIRNERLDEWWVTHLERNQVTDLRIDFAAQFEVSGGQTVEVPLDPLTYEKTIETDIFGTKNASAPNDTAANGTETATPTDERTTDASTTTDADATETTADSGGLLGDDSTESTAETTTSTPTETAAPTPTETSTATGTATTTGDGLFALSES; encoded by the coding sequence ATGTCCGGGCACCTCGCATCGATGCTCCTCGGGAGCAAACTTCGAATCGTCGGCACCCTCGTCCTCGCAGTCGCCGTCGTCGTCGGCGGCGGCGTCGCGGCGGGACTCCTCGGCGCTCCGGCCGTCGAGGGTGTAGAGAACAGTTTCGGCGCAGTGAACGACTCGACGACGGTGATACACACGGACCTCGTCGTCTCGAACCCCAACCCCGTCGGCGTCTCCCTCGGGGGCGTCACCGTCTCCTACGACGTGTGGATGAACGACGTGAAGATGGCCGAGGGGTCGAAGGAGGGCGTCGCGATCGGGTCGGGCAACTCGACGCTCTCGTTCGAGACGACGATGCGGAACGAGCGCATCTCCGCGTGGTGGCGCTCTCACGTGAGCAACGGCGAACAGTCCGACGTGACCGTCGACGCCACCGCCGAGTCCTCGACGCTCGGGCGGTCCGCCGACGCGCCGAACGTCACGCGGTCGGTGGACACCGACATGCTCTCGCAGTTCAACTCCTCGGAGACGCGCGAGGTGAACGCGAACTCGCCAATCGTCTCCGACCCGGTGCTGTACATCAACGAGACGAACGCCTCGTGGGGCGAGGTGAACGAGTCGGTGACGCCGTTGAAACTCCGCTTCGTCGTCTACAACCCCAAATCCTACCCCATCACCGTCTCGAAACTCGGCTACGACATCTCGATGAACGACGTGGCCGTCGGCAACGGCACGACCGAGTCGGGGTACGTCGTCCCGCCGAAGTCCACGAAGACCATCGAGGCGACGACGTACATCCGAAACGAGCGACTCGACGAGTGGTGGGTGACCCACCTCGAACGGAATCAGGTGACCGACCTCCGCATCGACTTCGCCGCGCAGTTCGAGGTTAGCGGCGGGCAGACCGTCGAAGTTCCGCTCGACCCCCTCACCTACGAGAAGACCATCGAGACGGACATCTTCGGGACGAAGAACGCGTCCGCGCCGAACGACACCGCCGCGAACGGAACGGAGACGGCCACCCCGACGGACGAACGTACGACCGACGCGTCCACGACCACCGACGCCGACGCGACGGAGACGACCGCCGACTCGGGCGGCCTCCTCGGCGACGACTCGACCGAATCGACGGCGGAGACGACGACGTCGACGCCGACAGAGACGGCGGCACCGACGCCGACGGAGACGAGTACGGCGACGGGGACGGCGACGACGACCGGCGACGGGTTGTTCGCCCTCTCGGAGTCGTAG
- a CDS encoding DUF7528 family protein — MSRTDAADLQEAIGAAITEKREFFRTAGEYRDDGCYVVSRRGADSTGNAKVFDDFENLVRLYDRLPAEFTAADVGRTGITGSRRHMLVRHFGEHPAFDCRISCRNPLTAVKESSESDESTSEASASSESVGTGESADATAD; from the coding sequence CTGTCAAGAACCGACGCCGCCGACCTGCAGGAGGCCATCGGCGCGGCCATCACGGAGAAACGGGAGTTCTTCCGAACCGCCGGCGAGTACCGCGACGACGGCTGTTACGTCGTCTCCCGACGCGGCGCGGACTCGACGGGCAACGCGAAGGTGTTCGACGACTTCGAGAACCTCGTGCGCCTGTACGACCGCCTGCCGGCGGAGTTCACGGCGGCCGACGTCGGCCGGACGGGCATCACCGGGTCGCGGCGGCACATGCTCGTCCGGCACTTCGGCGAGCATCCGGCGTTCGACTGCCGCATCTCCTGTCGAAATCCGCTGACGGCCGTGAAAGAGTCGTCCGAGTCGGACGAATCGACGTCGGAGGCGTCGGCGTCGTCCGAGTCGGTCGGTACGGGAGAGTCCGCGGACGCGACGGCGGACTGA